A single genomic interval of Sporichthyaceae bacterium harbors:
- a CDS encoding nucleoside monophosphate kinase, which yields MRVLMIGAPGAGKGTQAVRMAEHFGLVHISSGDLLRKHVAEQTAIGRQISSYLTSGDLVPDGIVMDLLRKPILAANADGGYILDGFPRTVEQARAAHKVAVELGVAVQVVV from the coding sequence GTGCGGGTGCTGATGATCGGTGCGCCGGGCGCAGGCAAGGGCACCCAGGCCGTCCGCATGGCCGAACATTTCGGCCTGGTGCACATCTCCTCCGGCGACCTGCTACGCAAGCACGTCGCCGAACAGACCGCCATCGGCCGGCAGATCAGCTCCTACCTGACCAGCGGGGACCTGGTCCCGGACGGCATCGTGATGGATCTGCTGCGCAAGCCGATCCTGGCCGCCAATGCGGACGGCGGTTACATCCTGGACGGCTTCCCGCGCACCGTGGAGCAGGCCCGCGCTGCGCACAAGGTGGCGGTGGAGCTGGGCGTGGCGGTGCAGGTCGTGGTG